The proteins below come from a single Corylus avellana chromosome ca3, CavTom2PMs-1.0 genomic window:
- the LOC132175361 gene encoding probable xyloglucan galactosyltransferase GT19, which yields MASTPTILTATIFLFLFLLKSTISQPTTTTDCTGRWIHIRRLPTRFNLDLLFNCSQYPLFDNFCPYLPNHGLGHKTHPLSRSWFRTDPLMLELIFHRRMLEYSCLTADPNAANAVYLPYYAAIDALRYLYGPDVNASADHGLELFDFLQYDSPGIWARREGHDHFLVMARPSWDFSQPLRNDPPSWGTSFLQLPEFYNVTALTLEARAWPWQDHAVPYPTSFHPPSLAFLESWMRRVRRSRRSTFMLFAGGGGISATPNIRRSIRNECTSNVTQYLGAYVKLCEVVDCSNGVCEHDPIRYMKPMLQATFCLQPPGDTPTRRSTFDSLLAGCIPVFFEELSAKLQYTWHLPEEIYREFSVFIPKEEVVFKGLRIVEVLMGIPRTRVRRMREKVIELMPRVMYRRHGSSFNFRATKDAFDIAIEATLHRIKSRFEEEVAFE from the exons atggcctccACACCCACAATTCTCACCGCCActatcttcctcttcctcttcctcctcaaaTCGACCATTTCCCAGCCCACCACCACCACGGACTGCACTGGCCGTTGGATCCACATCAGACGGCTGCCCACGCGGTTCAATCTGGATCTCTTGTTCAACTGCTCCCAATATCCTCTCTTCGACAATTTCTGCCCCTATCTTCCCAACCACGGCCTCGGCCACAAGACCCATCCTCTCTCCCGCAGCTGGTTCCGCACTGACCCTCTCATGCTCGAGCTCATCTTCCACCGCCGCATGCTCGAGTACTCTTGCCTCACCGCCGATCCCAATGCCGCCAACGCCGTCTATCTCCCTTACTACGCCGCCATCGACGCCCTCCGTTACCTCTACGGCCCCGACGTCAATGCCAGCGCCGACCACGGCCTCGAATTGTTCGATTTTCTCCAATACGACAGCCCCGGCATATGGGCTCGCCGTGAAGGCCACGACCATTTCCTGGTAATGGCAAGGCCTTCCTGGGACTTCTCGCAACCTTTGCGCAACGATCCTCCCTCGTGGGGCACTTCCTTCCTCCAACTCCCCGAGTTCTACAACGTCACGGCTTTGACGTTGGAGGCCAGAGCTTGGCCTTGGCAGGACCACGCCGTCCCTTACCCGACGTCGTTTCACCCGCCGTCCCTCGCCTTCTTGGAGTCGTGGATGCGCCGCGTGAGGCGCTCCCGGAGGTCCACCTTTATGCTCTTCGCCGGCGGCGGAGGGATCTCCGCCACGCCGAACATCCGGCGGAGCATTAGGAACGAGTGTACCAGTAATGTGACTCAGTATCTTGGTGCGTACGTGAAGCTGTGCGAGGTCGTGGATTGCTCCAATGGGGTGTGTGAGCACGATCCAATAAG atatatGAAGCCTATGTTGCAAGCGACCTTTTGCTTGCAACCGCCCGGGGACACACCCACGCGGAGGTCCACTTTTGATAGCCTTCTCGCCGGCTGCATACCGGTCTTCTTCGAGGAATTGTCGGCGAAGTTGCAGTACACGTGGCATTTGCCGGAAGAGATATACAGGGAGTTTTCTGTCTTTATACCGAAGGAGGAGGTGGTGTTTAAGGGACTGAGAATTGTAGAGGTGTTAATGGGTATACCAAGAACAAGAGTTAGGAGGATGAGAGAGAAAGTGATAGAGTTAATGCCGAGGGTTATGTACAGGAGGCATGGGAGTTCCTTCAATTTCAGGGCAACCAAAGATGCATTTGACATTGCAATTGAGGCTACCTTACACAGGATTAAATCTAGGTTTGAAGAAGAAGTGGCATTTGagtaa
- the LOC132176422 gene encoding beta-ketoacyl-[acyl-carrier-protein] synthase III A, chloroplastic — MANASGFFTPSVPSLRRRIQPSIAIYRSGLCSPEGFSKRVICSGTIHGEEKLSSGASPSESRIPRLVSKGCKLVGCGSATPTLKVSNDDLAKVVDTSDEWISVRTGIRNRRVLSGKDSLTALAVEASRKALEMAQVDPDDVDLVLMCTSTPEDLFGSAPQIQKALGCKRNPLAYDITAACSGFVLGLVSAACHIRGGGFQNVLVIGADALSRYVDWTDRGTCILFGDAAGAVLVQACDSEEDGLFGFDLHSDGDGQRHLNASIKENEADNALGSNGSVLGFPPRRSSYSCIQMNGKEVFRFAARCVPQSIESALGKAGLHGSSIDWLLLHQANQRIIDAVAARLQVPPERVISNLANYGNTSAASIPLALDEAVRSGKVKAGHTIAAAGFGAGLTWGSAIIRWG, encoded by the exons ATGGCCAATGCATCTGGGTTCTTTACTCCCTCAGTTCCCAGCTTGAGAAGGAGGATTCAACCTTCGATAGCGATTTACCGATCTGGGCTTTGCTCCCCTGAGGGATTCTCCAAGAGGGTAATCTGCTCCGGCACCATTCATGGCGAAGAGAAGCTTTCTTCTGGTGCTTCCCCTTCTGAATCTCGGATACCCAG GCTGGTCAGCAAAGGCTGCAAATTGGTTGGTTGTGGCTCAGCAACACCCACTCTGAAGGTTTCCAACGATGATCTTGCAAAAGTTGTTGATACTTCTGATGAATGGATATCTGTTCGAACTGGGATTCGTAATCGACGAGTTCTTTCAG GCAAAGATAGCTTGACGGCTTTAGCGGTAGAGGCATCAAGGAAAGCTCTTGAGATGGCGCAGGTTGATCCTGATGATGTGGACCTAGTCTTGATGTGCACATCAACACCCGAGGATCTTTTTGGTAGTGCTCCTCAG ATCCAAAAAGCACTTGGCTGCAAAAGAAATCCTTTGGCTTATGATATTACAGCTGCATGTAGCGGATTTGTGTTGGGTCTAGTATCGGCTGCTTGTCACATTAGGG GAGGCGGATTTCAAAATGTTCTGGTTATTGGAGCTGATGCCCTTTCTCGATATGTTGATTGGACGGATAGAGGTACTTGTATTCTCTTTGGAGATGCTGCTGGTGCTGTGTTAGTGCAG GCCTGTGACAGTGAAGAAGATGGTTTATTTGGTTTTGACCTGCATAGTGATGGTGATGGCCAAAG ACATCTAAATGCCAgcatcaaagaaaatgaagcagATAATGCGTTAGGATCAAATGGTTCAGTGTTAGGCTTCCCTCCAAGGCGCTCCTCATATTCCTGTATTCAAATGAATGGCAAAGAGGTCTTTCGATTTGCTGCACGATGTGTGCCACAGTCAATTGAGTCAGCCCTTGGAAAGGCTGGCCTCCATGGATCAAGCATTGATTGGTTACTGCTTCATCAG GCAAACCAGAGGATCATTGATGCTGTTGCTGCACGTTTACAAGTCCCACCAGAACGGGTCATATCAAATTTGGCGAACTATGGCAACACAAGTGCTGCTTCCATTCCATTAGCATTGGATGAAGCTGTCCGAAGTGGGAAGGTCAAGGCAGGCCATACCATAGCTGCCGCCGGCTTCGGAGCGGGTCTTACATGGGGTTCTGCCATTATCAGATGGGGATAA